One Hirundo rustica isolate bHirRus1 unplaced genomic scaffold, bHirRus1.pri.v3 scaffold_150_arrow_ctg1, whole genome shotgun sequence DNA window includes the following coding sequences:
- the LOC131378786 gene encoding olfactory receptor 14A16-like — protein sequence MSNSSSISHFLLLPLADTRQLQLLHFCLFLGISLAALLANGLIISAVACSHLLHTPMFFFLLNLALTDLGSILTTVPKAMHNSLWDTRNISYSACAAQIFRAVLRIPSEQGRHKAFSTCLPHLAVLSLFLSTGFFAYLKPPSISSPYPNVPVGLAELAGH from the exons atgtccaacagcagctccatcagccacttcctcctgctgccattggcagacacgcggcagctgcagctcctgcacttctgcctcttcctgggcatctccctggctgccctcctggccaacggcctcatcatcagcgccgtagcctgcagccacctcctgcacacgcccatgttcttcttcctgctcaacctggccctcaccgacctgggctccatcctcaccactgtccccaaagccatgcacaattccctctgggacaccaggaacaTCTCCTACTCAGCATGTGCTGCACAG atcttcagggccgtgctgaggatcccctctgagcagggacggcacaaagccttttccacctgcctccctcacctggctgtgctctccctgttcctcagcactggcTTTTTTGCCTacctgaagcccccctccatctcctccccat ACCCCAATGTTCCAGTCggcctggctgagctggcaggaCACTGA